The proteins below are encoded in one region of Homo sapiens chromosome 8, GRCh38.p14 Primary Assembly:
- the TMEM68 gene encoding DGAT1/2-independent enzyme synthesizing storage lipids isoform 5 (isoform 5 is encoded by transcript variant 6), which translates to MEKIPEDGPALIIFYHGAIPIDFYYFMAKIFIHKGRTCRVVADHFVFKIPGFSLLLDVFCALHGPREKCVEILRSGHLLAISPGGVREALISDETYNIVWGHRRGFAQVAIDAKVPIIPMFTQNIREGFRSLGGTRLFRWLYEKFRYPFAPMYGGFPVKLRTYLGDPIPYDPQITAEELAEKTKNAVQALIDKHQRIPGNIMSALLERFH; encoded by the exons ATGGAAAAAATACCAGAAGATGGACCAGcacttataattttttatcatGGAGCTATTCCTATAGATTTTTACTATTTCATGGCtaaaatatttatacacaaaGGCAGAACTTGCCGAGTAGTAGCTGATCACTTTGTCTTTAAAATTCCAG GGTTTAGTTTATTACTGGATGTGTTTTGTGCTCTACATGGACCAAGAGAAAAATGTGTTGAAATTCTGAGGAGTGGCCACTTGTTAGCTATCTCACCAGGTGGAGTTCGAGAAGCCCTAATTAGTGATGAAACTTATAACATCGTATGGGGTCATCGCAGAGGCTTTGCTCAGGTTGCAATTGATGCAAAAGTG CCCATTATTCCTATGTTTACACAAAATATTCGAGAAGGATTTAGATCACTTGGAGGAACAA GGTTATTTAGGTGGCTTTATGAAAAATTCCGCTATCCATTTGCTCCAATGTATGGAGGTTTTCCAGTGAAGTTACGGACCTATTTAGGCGACCCCATTCCGTATGACCCACAGATAACAGCGGAAGAATTAGCTGAAAAG aCGAAGAATGCTGTTCAAGCTTTGATTGATAAGCACCAAAGAATACCAGGAAACATTATGAGTGCTTTGTTAGAACGTTTTCATTGA
- the TMEM68 gene encoding DGAT1/2-independent enzyme synthesizing storage lipids isoform 2 (isoform 2 is encoded by transcript variant 2) — protein MIDKNQTCGVGQDSVPYMICLIHILEEWFGVEQLEDYLNFANYLLWVFTPLILLILPYFTIFLLYLTIIFLHIYKRKNVLKEAYSHNLWDGARKTVATLWDGHAAVWHGYEVHGMEKIPEDGPALIIFYHGAIPIDFYYFMAKIFIHKGRTCRVVADHFVFKIPGFSLLLDVFCALHGPREKCVEILRSGHLLAISPGGVREALISDETYNIVWGHRRGFAQVAIDAKVTKNAVQALIDKHQRIPGNIMSALLERFH, from the exons ATGATAGACAAAAATCAAACCTGTGGTGTAGGACAGGATTCTGTGCCCTATATGATTTGTCTGATTCACATACTCGAAGAATGGTTTGGTGTGGAGCAGTTGGAGGACTATTTGAATTTTGCAAACTATCTCTTGTGGGTTTTTACACCACTAATACTTTTAATACTTCCTTACTTTACTATCTTTCTTCTCTACCTTACTATTATTTTCTTACACATTTATAAGAGAAAGAATGTATTGAAAGAAGCCTACTCTCATAATTTATGGGATGGTGCAAGGAAAACAGTGGCAACTCTGTGGGATGGACATGCAGCCGTTTGGCATG GTTATGAAGTTCATGGAATGGAAAAAATACCAGAAGATGGACCAGcacttataattttttatcatGGAGCTATTCCTATAGATTTTTACTATTTCATGGCtaaaatatttatacacaaaGGCAGAACTTGCCGAGTAGTAGCTGATCACTTTGTCTTTAAAATTCCAG GGTTTAGTTTATTACTGGATGTGTTTTGTGCTCTACATGGACCAAGAGAAAAATGTGTTGAAATTCTGAGGAGTGGCCACTTGTTAGCTATCTCACCAGGTGGAGTTCGAGAAGCCCTAATTAGTGATGAAACTTATAACATCGTATGGGGTCATCGCAGAGGCTTTGCTCAGGTTGCAATTGATGCAAAAGTG aCGAAGAATGCTGTTCAAGCTTTGATTGATAAGCACCAAAGAATACCAGGAAACATTATGAGTGCTTTGTTAGAACGTTTTCATTGA
- the TMEM68 gene encoding DGAT1/2-independent enzyme synthesizing storage lipids isoform 1 (isoform 1 is encoded by transcript variant 1), with amino-acid sequence MIDKNQTCGVGQDSVPYMICLIHILEEWFGVEQLEDYLNFANYLLWVFTPLILLILPYFTIFLLYLTIIFLHIYKRKNVLKEAYSHNLWDGARKTVATLWDGHAAVWHGYEVHGMEKIPEDGPALIIFYHGAIPIDFYYFMAKIFIHKGRTCRVVADHFVFKIPGFSLLLDVFCALHGPREKCVEILRSGHLLAISPGGVREALISDETYNIVWGHRRGFAQVAIDAKVPIIPMFTQNIREGFRSLGGTRLFRWLYEKFRYPFAPMYGGFPVKLRTYLGDPIPYDPQITAEELAEKTKNAVQALIDKHQRIPGNIMSALLERFH; translated from the exons ATGATAGACAAAAATCAAACCTGTGGTGTAGGACAGGATTCTGTGCCCTATATGATTTGTCTGATTCACATACTCGAAGAATGGTTTGGTGTGGAGCAGTTGGAGGACTATTTGAATTTTGCAAACTATCTCTTGTGGGTTTTTACACCACTAATACTTTTAATACTTCCTTACTTTACTATCTTTCTTCTCTACCTTACTATTATTTTCTTACACATTTATAAGAGAAAGAATGTATTGAAAGAAGCCTACTCTCATAATTTATGGGATGGTGCAAGGAAAACAGTGGCAACTCTGTGGGATGGACATGCAGCCGTTTGGCATG GTTATGAAGTTCATGGAATGGAAAAAATACCAGAAGATGGACCAGcacttataattttttatcatGGAGCTATTCCTATAGATTTTTACTATTTCATGGCtaaaatatttatacacaaaGGCAGAACTTGCCGAGTAGTAGCTGATCACTTTGTCTTTAAAATTCCAG GGTTTAGTTTATTACTGGATGTGTTTTGTGCTCTACATGGACCAAGAGAAAAATGTGTTGAAATTCTGAGGAGTGGCCACTTGTTAGCTATCTCACCAGGTGGAGTTCGAGAAGCCCTAATTAGTGATGAAACTTATAACATCGTATGGGGTCATCGCAGAGGCTTTGCTCAGGTTGCAATTGATGCAAAAGTG CCCATTATTCCTATGTTTACACAAAATATTCGAGAAGGATTTAGATCACTTGGAGGAACAA GGTTATTTAGGTGGCTTTATGAAAAATTCCGCTATCCATTTGCTCCAATGTATGGAGGTTTTCCAGTGAAGTTACGGACCTATTTAGGCGACCCCATTCCGTATGACCCACAGATAACAGCGGAAGAATTAGCTGAAAAG aCGAAGAATGCTGTTCAAGCTTTGATTGATAAGCACCAAAGAATACCAGGAAACATTATGAGTGCTTTGTTAGAACGTTTTCATTGA
- the TMEM68 gene encoding DGAT1/2-independent enzyme synthesizing storage lipids isoform 4 (isoform 4 is encoded by transcript variant 4): MEKIPEDGPALIIFYHGAIPIDFYYFMAKIFIHKGRTCRVVADHFVFKIPGFSLLLDVFCALHGPREKCVEILRSGHLLAISPGGVREALISDETYNIVWGHRRGFAQVAIDAKVPIIPMFTQNIREGFRSLGGTNEECCSSFD, encoded by the exons ATGGAAAAAATACCAGAAGATGGACCAGcacttataattttttatcatGGAGCTATTCCTATAGATTTTTACTATTTCATGGCtaaaatatttatacacaaaGGCAGAACTTGCCGAGTAGTAGCTGATCACTTTGTCTTTAAAATTCCAG GGTTTAGTTTATTACTGGATGTGTTTTGTGCTCTACATGGACCAAGAGAAAAATGTGTTGAAATTCTGAGGAGTGGCCACTTGTTAGCTATCTCACCAGGTGGAGTTCGAGAAGCCCTAATTAGTGATGAAACTTATAACATCGTATGGGGTCATCGCAGAGGCTTTGCTCAGGTTGCAATTGATGCAAAAGTG CCCATTATTCCTATGTTTACACAAAATATTCGAGAAGGATTTAGATCACTTGGAGGAACAA aCGAAGAATGCTGTTCAAGCTTTGATTGA
- the TMEM68 gene encoding DGAT1/2-independent enzyme synthesizing storage lipids isoform X1, with product MIDKNQTCGVGQDSVPYMICLIHILEEWFGVEQLEDYLNFANYLLWVFTPLILLILPYFTIFLLYLTIIFLHIYKRKNVLKEAYSHNLWDGARKTVATLWDGHAAVWHGYEVHGMEKIPEDGPALIIFYHGAIPIDFYYFMAKIFIHKGRTCRVVADHFVFKIPGFSLLLDVFCALHGPREKCVEILRSGHLLAISPGGVREALISDETYNIVWGHRRGFAQVAIDAKVGYLGGFMKNSAIHLLQCMEVFQ from the exons ATGATAGACAAAAATCAAACCTGTGGTGTAGGACAGGATTCTGTGCCCTATATGATTTGTCTGATTCACATACTCGAAGAATGGTTTGGTGTGGAGCAGTTGGAGGACTATTTGAATTTTGCAAACTATCTCTTGTGGGTTTTTACACCACTAATACTTTTAATACTTCCTTACTTTACTATCTTTCTTCTCTACCTTACTATTATTTTCTTACACATTTATAAGAGAAAGAATGTATTGAAAGAAGCCTACTCTCATAATTTATGGGATGGTGCAAGGAAAACAGTGGCAACTCTGTGGGATGGACATGCAGCCGTTTGGCATG GTTATGAAGTTCATGGAATGGAAAAAATACCAGAAGATGGACCAGcacttataattttttatcatGGAGCTATTCCTATAGATTTTTACTATTTCATGGCtaaaatatttatacacaaaGGCAGAACTTGCCGAGTAGTAGCTGATCACTTTGTCTTTAAAATTCCAG GGTTTAGTTTATTACTGGATGTGTTTTGTGCTCTACATGGACCAAGAGAAAAATGTGTTGAAATTCTGAGGAGTGGCCACTTGTTAGCTATCTCACCAGGTGGAGTTCGAGAAGCCCTAATTAGTGATGAAACTTATAACATCGTATGGGGTCATCGCAGAGGCTTTGCTCAGGTTGCAATTGATGCAAAAGTG GGTTATTTAGGTGGCTTTATGAAAAATTCCGCTATCCATTTGCTCCAATGTATGGAGGTTTTCCAGTGA
- the TMEM68 gene encoding DGAT1/2-independent enzyme synthesizing storage lipids isoform 3 (isoform 3 is encoded by transcript variant 3), producing the protein MIDKNQTCGVGQDSVPYMICLIHILEEWFGVEQLEDYLNFANYLLWVFTPLILLILPYFTIFLLYLTIIFLHIYKRKNVLKEAYSHNLWDGARKTVATLWDGHAAVWHGKQGYFHLCVAIHVCCIGTVLPFHFID; encoded by the coding sequence ATGATAGACAAAAATCAAACCTGTGGTGTAGGACAGGATTCTGTGCCCTATATGATTTGTCTGATTCACATACTCGAAGAATGGTTTGGTGTGGAGCAGTTGGAGGACTATTTGAATTTTGCAAACTATCTCTTGTGGGTTTTTACACCACTAATACTTTTAATACTTCCTTACTTTACTATCTTTCTTCTCTACCTTACTATTATTTTCTTACACATTTATAAGAGAAAGAATGTATTGAAAGAAGCCTACTCTCATAATTTATGGGATGGTGCAAGGAAAACAGTGGCAACTCTGTGGGATGGACATGCAGCCGTTTGGCATGGTAAGCAAGGATACTTTCACCTTTGTGTTGCCATTCATGTGTGCTGCATTGGAACTGTGTTAccattccattttattgattga